A region from the Arthrobacter gengyunqii genome encodes:
- a CDS encoding DUF1059 domain-containing protein: MIEQRSTSQREPPLREWSGTYGGFYLLPDDAWGVSVAADGTPHARCCSCSWEHDVDTEEEGVRMVTAHLRVAHPDEAGVVNPPGRTQETA; the protein is encoded by the coding sequence ATGATCGAGCAGCGCAGCACCAGTCAGAGGGAACCCCCGCTTCGGGAGTGGTCCGGCACCTACGGCGGCTTCTACCTGCTGCCGGACGACGCCTGGGGCGTGTCCGTGGCAGCGGACGGCACTCCGCATGCCAGGTGCTGCTCGTGCAGCTGGGAACATGACGTTGACACGGAGGAAGAGGGGGTGCGCATGGTCACGGCGCATCTGCGGGTTGCACATCCAGATGAGGCGGGAGTGGTGAATCCTCCCGGCCGCACGCAGGAAACTGCCTAG
- a CDS encoding LacI family DNA-binding transcriptional regulator: MAERAGVSAATASRVLSGHSATSEDARLAVRTAAEELGFRPNAQARSLRKTSTQTIGLLLPDIRNPFFADLAHAVEQRAREFGYLTLFGNANESQEQQDSYVDVMLSQRVDGLIAAPQGEARDLSGLLAGEVPTVFVDRVVDGAEVPTVTADNAGGITDAVRHLAALGHTRIGYIAGPQATSTGRERLEAFRAAVVETGSDQDADLVYFGDFQSASGAAGARFLLDLEVPPAALLAADSLMSIGAVGVCNERMLSIGSDLAFVAYDDIEAFTLVNPALTVIAHDVHAMGRLAVDLLIAEIAGESPPSVVLPSRLIIRGSTPSLSEGNPV, from the coding sequence GTGGCAGAAAGAGCCGGCGTCTCCGCGGCAACCGCCTCCCGCGTTCTCTCGGGTCATTCCGCGACCTCCGAGGACGCCCGCCTGGCCGTCCGCACGGCAGCCGAAGAACTGGGCTTCCGTCCCAACGCCCAGGCCCGGTCCCTGCGCAAGACCAGCACCCAGACCATCGGCCTGCTGCTGCCCGACATCCGCAATCCTTTCTTCGCTGACCTGGCCCACGCCGTCGAGCAGCGGGCCCGCGAGTTTGGCTACCTCACGCTGTTCGGCAACGCCAACGAGAGCCAGGAGCAGCAGGACAGCTACGTGGACGTCATGCTCTCGCAGCGCGTCGACGGCCTGATCGCCGCTCCGCAGGGCGAGGCCCGGGACCTGTCCGGCCTTCTCGCCGGAGAGGTGCCCACGGTGTTCGTGGACCGCGTGGTCGACGGCGCGGAGGTCCCCACCGTCACCGCGGACAATGCCGGCGGCATCACCGACGCCGTCCGCCACCTCGCAGCGCTGGGCCACACCCGGATCGGTTACATCGCCGGACCCCAGGCCACCTCCACCGGACGCGAACGGCTGGAGGCCTTCCGGGCCGCCGTCGTCGAAACCGGAAGCGACCAGGACGCCGATCTCGTGTACTTCGGTGATTTCCAGTCCGCCAGCGGTGCGGCAGGAGCACGCTTCCTCCTGGACCTGGAGGTTCCGCCCGCTGCCCTGCTCGCCGCGGACAGCCTGATGAGCATCGGTGCGGTGGGTGTCTGCAACGAGCGCATGCTCTCCATCGGCAGTGACCTGGCCTTTGTGGCCTACGACGACATTGAAGCCTTCACGCTGGTCAACCCGGCGCTGACGGTTATCGCCCACGACGTCCACGCCATGGGGCGTCTGGCCGTTGACCTGCTGATCGCGGAAATAGCCGGGGAATCACCCCCGTCCGTGGTGCTCCCCAGCAGGCTCATCATCCGCGGCTCGACACCGAGCCTTTCAGAAGGAAACCCAGTATGA
- a CDS encoding sugar ABC transporter ATP-binding protein, producing the protein MSEKSILTLEGVTKSFGPVTVIDGVTVHVRPGKVQVLLGENGAGKSTLIKMMSGVYQPDGGRILVDGQPVSLPDTKAAEALGIATIHQELNLVGSMSVAENICLGRMPRKYGLVDRRAMKSRARAALDLIGLDVDLDQPVGELGIARQQLVEIAKALSLNARMLILDEPTAALTTREIASLFAVVEDLRRKGVGMVFISHHLDEIATIGDSVSVLRDGKFVAEVPADTHEDELVRLMVGREISQQFPRRREYDGPDRTLLEVQGLSTKGLIHDVSFSVRAGEVVSLAGLMGAGRTEVVRAIAGADSYASGTVKVRGTVLPKGDIGAAIRAGIGHVPEDRKVQGLVLGAAVNDNIGYATLASTSKAGVVDFAGQRRRAQEVADRLQIRMHNLDQAVGSLSGGNQQKAVFGRWIVAESTVLLLDEPTRGVDVGAKVEIYELINAITAAGGAVVMVSSELPEVLGMSDRILVMSGGHIAGELDADGATQDAVMSLAVRDIQRDLEDELMKDGS; encoded by the coding sequence ATGAGCGAGAAGTCCATCCTGACGCTGGAGGGCGTCACCAAGTCCTTTGGGCCGGTGACGGTGATCGACGGCGTCACGGTCCATGTGCGCCCGGGCAAGGTCCAGGTGCTCCTGGGTGAAAACGGCGCCGGAAAATCCACCCTGATCAAAATGATGTCCGGGGTGTACCAGCCCGACGGCGGCCGGATCCTCGTGGACGGCCAGCCGGTTTCGCTGCCGGATACCAAGGCGGCCGAAGCCCTGGGCATTGCCACCATTCACCAGGAACTCAACCTCGTGGGCTCCATGTCGGTGGCGGAGAACATCTGCCTGGGCCGGATGCCGCGAAAATACGGACTCGTGGACCGCCGTGCCATGAAGTCCCGTGCGCGTGCCGCCCTGGACCTGATTGGCCTGGACGTTGATCTGGACCAGCCGGTGGGGGAGCTGGGCATCGCCCGCCAGCAGCTGGTGGAAATCGCCAAGGCGTTGAGCCTGAACGCCCGGATGCTCATCCTTGACGAGCCGACGGCGGCACTGACCACCCGCGAAATCGCCTCCCTCTTCGCCGTGGTCGAAGACCTGCGGCGGAAGGGCGTGGGCATGGTGTTCATTTCCCACCACCTGGACGAAATTGCCACCATCGGAGACTCCGTTTCGGTGCTGCGTGACGGCAAGTTCGTTGCGGAAGTTCCGGCCGACACGCACGAAGACGAGCTGGTGCGCCTGATGGTGGGCCGCGAAATCAGCCAGCAGTTCCCCCGCCGCCGTGAGTACGACGGACCGGACCGGACCCTGCTCGAGGTGCAGGGACTCTCCACGAAGGGGCTGATCCACGACGTTTCCTTCTCGGTCCGTGCCGGCGAGGTCGTTTCGCTGGCAGGCCTGATGGGAGCGGGACGCACTGAGGTGGTGCGTGCCATTGCCGGGGCCGACTCCTATGCCTCCGGGACCGTGAAGGTCCGCGGCACCGTGCTGCCCAAGGGCGACATCGGCGCCGCGATCCGTGCCGGCATCGGACACGTGCCCGAGGACCGCAAGGTCCAAGGCCTGGTGCTCGGCGCAGCCGTCAACGACAACATCGGCTACGCCACTCTGGCCTCCACCTCCAAGGCGGGCGTAGTGGACTTCGCCGGCCAGCGCCGCCGCGCCCAGGAGGTGGCAGACCGGCTGCAGATCCGCATGCACAACTTGGATCAGGCAGTGGGCTCGCTGTCGGGCGGCAACCAGCAGAAAGCGGTGTTTGGCCGCTGGATCGTCGCGGAGTCAACCGTGCTGCTGCTGGACGAACCCACCCGCGGCGTTGATGTGGGCGCCAAGGTGGAGATCTACGAACTGATCAACGCCATCACCGCAGCCGGCGGCGCCGTCGTCATGGTGTCCAGCGAACTTCCCGAGGTTTTGGGAATGAGCGACCGGATCCTCGTGATGAGCGGCGGACACATTGCCGGTGAACTCGATGCCGACGGCGCCACGCAGGACGCCGTGATGTCACTGGCGGTGCGGGATATACAGCGTGACCTGGAAGACGAACTGATGAAGGACGGATCATGA
- a CDS encoding ABC transporter permease — MNKAAVQTPETGVRKQAPTTGARIKKLLADNGALVGLVVLGLALFIATPDFLTGPNLLNIGIQASVIAVLAFGMTFVIVAAGIDLSVGSVAALSAMGSAWMFTQGNLPGWMALVGGLLIGALSGAVSGFAVAYGRLPSFIATLAMLSVARGLTLVLSDGRPIATADEVSFLGSNVGPIPMPIVVLIIAGVVAALILNYTVIGRYMYAVGGNTEAARLSGIPVRRVLVTVFALSGLFAALAGLLLSGRLDSAQPQAASGYELDAIAAVVIGGASLAGGIGRISGTLIGALVLVVIRNGLNLLNVSSFWQQVVIGLVIAVAVGADALRRKNSTH, encoded by the coding sequence ATGAACAAGGCAGCGGTGCAGACACCGGAAACGGGTGTGCGGAAGCAGGCACCGACAACGGGTGCACGAATCAAGAAGCTCCTCGCGGACAACGGAGCCCTGGTGGGACTCGTGGTCCTGGGGCTGGCGCTCTTCATTGCCACCCCGGACTTCCTGACGGGTCCGAACCTCCTGAACATCGGCATCCAGGCCTCCGTGATCGCGGTGCTGGCCTTCGGTATGACTTTCGTGATCGTGGCTGCCGGGATCGACCTCTCAGTGGGGTCGGTGGCGGCACTGTCCGCCATGGGATCGGCCTGGATGTTCACACAGGGCAACCTGCCCGGCTGGATGGCGCTGGTGGGCGGCCTGCTGATCGGTGCCCTGAGCGGTGCCGTGAGCGGCTTCGCCGTCGCCTATGGCCGGCTGCCCTCGTTCATCGCCACCCTGGCCATGCTGAGCGTCGCCCGCGGATTGACCCTGGTCCTGTCCGACGGACGGCCGATCGCCACTGCGGATGAGGTTTCCTTCCTCGGCAGCAATGTGGGACCGATTCCCATGCCCATTGTGGTTCTGATCATTGCCGGCGTTGTCGCCGCCCTGATCCTGAACTACACCGTGATTGGCCGCTACATGTACGCCGTCGGCGGCAACACCGAAGCCGCACGGCTTTCGGGCATCCCCGTGCGCCGCGTCCTGGTGACCGTCTTCGCCCTGTCCGGGCTCTTTGCAGCGCTGGCCGGGCTCCTCCTCTCCGGACGCCTGGACTCGGCGCAGCCGCAGGCCGCATCCGGCTATGAGCTGGACGCCATTGCCGCCGTCGTCATCGGCGGAGCCTCCCTGGCCGGCGGCATCGGACGGATCAGCGGCACCCTAATCGGTGCCCTTGTCCTGGTGGTGATCCGCAACGGCCTGAACCTCTTGAACGTCTCCTCGTTCTGGCAGCAGGTCGTGATCGGCCTGGTCATTGCCGTGGCCGTGGGCGCGGACGCACTGAGGCGCAAAAACTCCACCCATTGA
- a CDS encoding substrate-binding domain-containing protein yields the protein MKFSSARKTAALTVSLGLLLTATACNRGDDTSAEGGNITLAVSTLNNPFFVELRDGAQSAAEAAGLDLDVLDAQNDSATQTNQLATAATSGTDGVIINPVDSDAAAASISPLLADETPIVAADRTVNGAEVRSLVSSDNVAGGRQAAEELAKAMGGEGEIIILQGVAGTSASRDRGAGFAEGLKAYPGIKVAAQQTANFDRAEALNVATNLLQAHPGVTGVFAENDEMALGAIQALGDRAGTDVSVVGFDGTEGGFAAIQDGTLTATIAQQPAELGKRSVEVLAQLLNGETVEATIPVPVTTVNTENVADFAS from the coding sequence ATGAAGTTCTCCTCCGCCCGCAAGACTGCGGCACTGACCGTATCCCTGGGCCTGCTGCTGACCGCCACCGCCTGCAACCGAGGTGACGACACTTCCGCCGAGGGCGGCAACATCACCCTCGCCGTCTCCACCCTGAACAATCCGTTCTTCGTCGAACTGCGCGACGGCGCCCAGTCCGCAGCCGAAGCCGCAGGCCTCGACCTCGATGTCCTGGATGCCCAGAACGACTCCGCGACCCAGACCAACCAGCTGGCCACGGCGGCCACTTCCGGAACCGACGGCGTGATCATCAACCCGGTGGACTCCGATGCAGCCGCCGCGTCCATCAGCCCGCTGCTGGCCGATGAAACCCCCATTGTTGCCGCGGACCGCACGGTCAACGGTGCCGAGGTGCGGTCCCTGGTCTCCAGCGACAATGTGGCTGGCGGACGCCAGGCAGCGGAAGAGCTGGCCAAGGCCATGGGCGGCGAAGGTGAAATCATCATCCTGCAGGGCGTGGCGGGAACCTCGGCCAGCCGCGACCGCGGAGCGGGCTTCGCCGAAGGACTCAAGGCATACCCGGGCATCAAGGTGGCAGCGCAGCAGACGGCCAACTTTGACCGCGCCGAAGCCCTGAACGTTGCCACCAACCTGCTGCAGGCACACCCCGGTGTCACCGGCGTCTTCGCCGAAAACGACGAAATGGCCCTGGGTGCCATTCAGGCGCTGGGCGACCGCGCAGGCACCGATGTCTCCGTGGTGGGCTTCGACGGCACCGAGGGCGGCTTCGCAGCCATCCAGGACGGCACGCTCACGGCCACCATCGCCCAGCAGCCTGCCGAACTGGGCAAGCGCTCAGTGGAGGTCCTCGCCCAGCTGCTCAACGGTGAGACCGTGGAAGCCACCATCCCCGTTCCCGTCACCACCGTGAACACCGAGAACGTGGCTGACTTCGCCTCATGA
- the rbsD gene encoding D-ribose pyranase, which translates to MKKTGILNAPLNAAIAGLGHGHLVVVADCGLPIPDGVPAVDLALVKGIPSFAQVLAALLQDIEVEGALMAEEAGGTGIEQLLVSAGLTPETVSHEEFKALLPSVRLIVRTGEATPFANVILRSGVTF; encoded by the coding sequence ATGAAAAAAACCGGCATCCTCAATGCGCCCCTGAACGCCGCAATCGCCGGACTCGGCCACGGCCACCTCGTGGTGGTGGCCGACTGCGGCCTGCCCATCCCGGACGGTGTGCCCGCAGTCGACCTGGCCCTGGTGAAGGGAATTCCGTCCTTTGCACAGGTGCTGGCTGCACTGCTCCAGGACATCGAGGTTGAGGGGGCGCTCATGGCAGAGGAGGCCGGCGGGACCGGCATCGAGCAGCTGCTCGTGTCGGCGGGGCTGACGCCCGAAACAGTGAGCCATGAGGAGTTCAAGGCTCTCCTCCCGTCCGTACGCTTGATCGTACGGACGGGGGAGGCCACTCCATTCGCCAACGTCATACTCCGTAGCGGGGTCACGTTCTAA
- a CDS encoding ABC transporter substrate-binding protein: MTALRTTGRPGLHGYSRAAKIAALGLGFALFASGCGGGDTPADESTASEGATATGAAAASISCPANEGGKGTDPGAKGDVTAVPASTGTTDSALKIGSLLPATGALAFLGPPEIAGVDLAIQEINEAGGVLGQPVEVVHRDSGDTTTDIATQSVTDLLSQGVSAIVGAASSGVSKTVIGQITGAGVIQFSPANTSPDFTDWDDNGLYWRTAPSDVLQGRTLGNYIMGCGAQTVGMIVLNDAYGTGLQSNIKSSVEAAGGQVVAEEMFNEGESQFSSQVDKVAAAKPDAIVVISFEQAKSIVPLLTAKGIDPSQLFFVDGNTSDYSADLAAGTLEGAQGTIPGPFASDNFKESLLAIDPALKDWAYAGESYDAVTMLALAAEAAGSTDGKAMAAELQGVSAEGEKCFDFAGCVTIMRNGGDVDYDGYSGPVTFDEKGDPTEAYIGIYQFDADNKPVPSRSEEGKL; encoded by the coding sequence ATGACTGCACTACGCACCACGGGCCGCCCGGGCCTTCACGGTTACAGCCGGGCGGCCAAGATCGCGGCGCTGGGGCTCGGTTTCGCGCTGTTCGCTTCCGGCTGCGGCGGGGGAGACACTCCCGCTGACGAGTCCACCGCCTCCGAAGGGGCGACAGCAACAGGTGCCGCCGCCGCTTCCATCAGCTGCCCGGCCAACGAGGGCGGCAAGGGCACCGACCCCGGGGCCAAGGGCGACGTCACGGCGGTGCCCGCTTCGACCGGTACCACGGACAGTGCCTTGAAGATCGGTTCGCTGCTTCCCGCCACGGGAGCGCTTGCATTCCTCGGCCCGCCAGAGATTGCCGGCGTTGACCTGGCCATTCAGGAAATCAACGAGGCAGGGGGCGTTCTGGGCCAGCCGGTGGAGGTTGTTCACCGCGATTCCGGCGACACCACCACCGACATCGCCACCCAGTCGGTCACCGACCTGCTGAGCCAGGGCGTCAGCGCCATTGTTGGTGCCGCCTCCTCTGGTGTGTCCAAGACCGTCATCGGGCAGATCACCGGCGCAGGTGTCATCCAGTTCTCGCCCGCCAACACGTCCCCGGACTTTACCGACTGGGATGACAACGGGCTCTACTGGCGGACCGCCCCCTCGGACGTTCTGCAGGGACGGACCCTCGGCAACTACATCATGGGTTGCGGAGCTCAGACCGTGGGCATGATTGTCCTGAACGACGCATACGGAACGGGCCTGCAGAGCAACATCAAGAGCTCGGTGGAGGCAGCCGGCGGCCAGGTTGTTGCCGAAGAAATGTTCAACGAGGGTGAGTCCCAGTTCAGCAGCCAGGTGGACAAGGTGGCCGCCGCCAAGCCGGACGCCATCGTGGTCATCAGCTTTGAACAGGCCAAGAGCATTGTTCCGCTCCTGACTGCCAAGGGCATTGATCCCAGCCAGCTGTTCTTCGTGGACGGCAACACTTCCGATTACAGTGCAGACCTGGCAGCCGGAACGCTCGAAGGCGCACAGGGAACCATCCCGGGCCCGTTCGCCTCGGACAACTTCAAGGAGTCGCTGCTGGCAATCGACCCGGCCCTGAAGGACTGGGCCTACGCCGGTGAAAGCTACGACGCCGTGACCATGCTTGCTTTGGCAGCAGAGGCCGCCGGCAGCACCGACGGCAAGGCCATGGCCGCCGAGCTGCAGGGCGTTTCTGCGGAGGGCGAGAAGTGCTTCGACTTCGCCGGCTGCGTGACGATCATGCGCAACGGCGGGGATGTGGACTACGACGGTTACTCCGGACCGGTGACCTTCGATGAGAAGGGCGACCCGACCGAGGCCTACATCGGCATCTACCAGTTCGACGCCGACAACAAGCCCGTGCCGAGCCGCTCTGAAGAGGGCAAGCTCTAA
- a CDS encoding ABC transporter ATP-binding protein, whose translation MTAEAFDGDSVVKVTDLVAGYLPGVNILNGCSIEARRGELIGIIGPNGAGKSTLLKAMFGLVKVHSGTVVVRGQDITGLKANKLVSRGVGFVPQNNNVFPSLTIEENLQMGLFQAPKRFKERFDFVADLFPELRKRRAQRAGSLSGGERQMVAMGRALMMEPAVLLLDEPSAGLSPVKQDEAFLRVHEINRAGVSVIMVEQNARRCLQICDRAYVLDQGRDAYTGTGRDLMKDPKVIQLYLGTLADTA comes from the coding sequence ATGACAGCGGAGGCATTCGACGGCGATTCCGTCGTAAAGGTAACCGACCTGGTGGCCGGCTATCTTCCGGGCGTAAACATCCTTAACGGCTGCAGCATCGAAGCCCGCCGCGGAGAGCTGATCGGAATCATCGGCCCCAACGGAGCCGGCAAGTCCACCCTGCTCAAGGCAATGTTCGGACTCGTGAAAGTGCACTCCGGAACCGTTGTGGTCCGCGGGCAGGACATCACCGGGCTGAAGGCCAACAAGCTCGTCAGCCGCGGTGTGGGGTTCGTCCCGCAGAACAACAATGTCTTCCCTTCGCTGACCATTGAAGAGAACCTGCAGATGGGCCTGTTCCAGGCTCCCAAGAGGTTCAAGGAGCGGTTCGACTTCGTGGCGGACCTGTTCCCGGAGCTGCGCAAGCGCCGCGCACAGCGGGCGGGATCATTGTCCGGCGGCGAGCGGCAGATGGTTGCCATGGGACGGGCACTCATGATGGAGCCGGCGGTGCTGCTCCTGGACGAGCCCTCTGCCGGCCTGTCCCCGGTGAAGCAGGATGAGGCCTTCCTGCGGGTGCATGAAATCAACCGGGCCGGTGTCTCGGTGATCATGGTGGAACAGAACGCACGCCGGTGCCTGCAGATCTGCGACCGCGCCTATGTCCTGGACCAGGGCCGCGATGCCTACACCGGCACCGGGCGTGACCTGATGAAGGACCCGAAAGTCATCCAGCTCTATCTCGGAACGCTGGCTGACACGGCCTGA
- a CDS encoding ABC transporter ATP-binding protein, with protein sequence MTDSRPIAEGPAEPGCRKRDPILVARNVTRTYGGINAVDVDHVEIPRNKITALIGPNGAGKTTLFNLLTGFDTPQTGDWQFEGRDLAGVSAYKVARMGMVRTFQLTKVMGKLTVIENMRLGATAQPGESLWKAFLPPLWRGREREITKQADVLLAKFKLDAKRTDYAASLSGGQRKLLEMARALMVRPKLVMLDEPMAGVNPALTQSLLDHIKNLKAEGMTVLFVEHDMHMVRHIADWVIVMAEGKVVAEGPPDVVMKDQAVIDAYLGAHHDVDLADSEGFEKLEAELEHDPESSVGTEADGIVGSRIDEQKEKS encoded by the coding sequence ATGACTGACTCCCGCCCCATTGCCGAGGGTCCCGCGGAACCCGGCTGCCGCAAGCGTGATCCCATACTGGTGGCCCGGAACGTGACGCGCACCTACGGCGGAATCAACGCCGTCGACGTGGACCATGTGGAAATCCCGCGGAATAAGATCACGGCCCTCATCGGCCCCAACGGTGCCGGCAAAACGACACTGTTCAATCTGCTCACGGGGTTCGACACCCCGCAGACCGGTGACTGGCAGTTTGAAGGCCGTGATCTGGCCGGGGTATCCGCCTACAAAGTGGCGCGGATGGGCATGGTCCGCACGTTCCAGCTGACCAAGGTCATGGGCAAGCTCACCGTCATCGAAAACATGCGGCTCGGCGCCACGGCACAGCCCGGCGAGTCGCTGTGGAAGGCGTTCCTGCCGCCGCTGTGGCGGGGCCGGGAACGCGAAATCACGAAGCAGGCCGATGTGCTGCTGGCCAAGTTCAAACTGGATGCCAAGCGCACCGACTATGCGGCATCCCTCTCGGGCGGGCAGCGCAAGCTGCTGGAGATGGCCCGGGCCCTGATGGTCCGGCCCAAGCTCGTGATGCTGGATGAACCGATGGCCGGGGTTAACCCGGCGCTGACGCAGTCCCTGCTGGATCACATCAAGAACCTCAAGGCCGAAGGCATGACCGTCCTGTTCGTTGAACACGACATGCATATGGTCCGCCACATCGCCGACTGGGTCATCGTCATGGCCGAGGGGAAAGTGGTGGCCGAGGGGCCGCCTGATGTGGTCATGAAGGACCAGGCCGTGATCGACGCCTATCTGGGCGCGCACCACGATGTGGACCTCGCAGACTCCGAGGGCTTCGAGAAGCTCGAGGCCGAACTGGAGCACGACCCCGAGTCCTCGGTGGGCACCGAAGCTGACGGCATCGTCGGCAGCCGAATTGATGAACAGAAGGAAAAGTCATGA
- a CDS encoding branched-chain amino acid ABC transporter permease: MDFANIFLGALNEIISPTTAAYALAALGLAVHFGYTGLLNFGQAGFMAVGAYGFAIPILSFNAPLPVALLIALAASAVFAVILGIPTLRLRADYLAIVTIAAAEIIRYIVTTNGMTSVTGSANGLAAFTGDFYGINPVPPGNYNLGPFAMNERDVWVRIVAWTLVIVACLLVWMLIRSPWGRVVKGIREDENAVRALGKNVYAYKMQSLVIGGILGSLAGIIFTLPRDAVQPANYGTELTFYLYTALLLGGMSTVLGPVIGAMIFWVLLSVTQGLLYGAIENDIITFISTSQAAQIRYILVGVALMLLMIFRPQGILGNKKELAFA, translated from the coding sequence AGCCCCACCACGGCGGCCTATGCCCTGGCGGCCCTGGGCCTGGCCGTGCACTTCGGCTACACCGGGCTGCTGAACTTTGGGCAGGCCGGCTTCATGGCCGTGGGTGCCTACGGTTTCGCCATCCCCATTCTGTCCTTCAACGCTCCCCTGCCGGTGGCACTGCTGATCGCGCTTGCGGCATCCGCGGTCTTCGCCGTCATCCTGGGTATCCCGACGCTGCGCCTGCGGGCTGACTACCTCGCCATCGTGACCATCGCGGCCGCGGAAATCATCCGCTACATCGTGACCACCAACGGGATGACGTCCGTGACCGGTTCGGCCAACGGACTGGCCGCCTTCACCGGCGACTTCTACGGCATCAACCCGGTGCCGCCGGGCAACTACAACCTCGGCCCCTTCGCCATGAACGAGCGGGATGTCTGGGTTCGGATTGTTGCCTGGACCCTGGTCATCGTCGCCTGCCTGCTGGTGTGGATGCTGATCCGCAGCCCGTGGGGCCGCGTCGTCAAGGGCATCCGCGAGGATGAAAACGCCGTCCGCGCCCTGGGCAAGAATGTTTACGCCTACAAAATGCAGTCGCTGGTCATCGGTGGCATCCTCGGCTCCCTCGCAGGCATCATCTTCACCCTTCCCCGGGATGCTGTGCAGCCGGCCAACTACGGCACCGAGCTGACCTTCTACCTGTACACCGCCCTGCTCCTTGGCGGCATGTCCACGGTCCTGGGTCCGGTCATCGGCGCCATGATCTTCTGGGTCCTGCTCTCCGTAACCCAGGGCCTGCTCTACGGCGCGATTGAAAACGACATCATCACTTTCATCAGCACTTCCCAAGCGGCGCAGATCCGCTACATCCTTGTTGGTGTGGCACTGATGCTGCTGATGATCTTCAGGCCCCAGGGCATCCTGGGCAATAAGAAGGAGCTGGCGTTCGCATGA